The Epinephelus moara isolate mb chromosome 11, YSFRI_EMoa_1.0, whole genome shotgun sequence sequence TCATACAGGGAATATGGCGAGGTGGAATAGAACACCGTGTTTCTTTGTATGCGGATGACTTTTTGTTATATGTAAATGACCCAGTGGCATCCTTTCCTACCATTATATCAATTTTGACGGACTTTGGTTCATTTTCAGgatataaattacattttcaaaagagCCAACTTTATCCGATAAATGATTTGGCATGTCAAATTCAACAGACTTCACTTCCTTTTCATTTAGCTAGCTCAGGATTCAGGTATCTTGGTGTTAATATAACTCCATACAGCCAACTTTACCCCCCTGGTTGAGAGTATAAAAAATGATCTTCTCCGATGGAATAGCCTACCTCTATCGCTACCAGGAAGAGTACAATCGATAAAAATGAACATAATCCCAAAAATTTCTTTACATGTTTAGATGTTTACCAATTTTTCTACCAAAGTCTTTTTCCATACTATTGATAAGGCCATTTTGAACTTTATTTGGGCAGGTAAAACCCCAAGAGTGAGCAAAGTTTTTCCAACACCCCCGAAATGTGGGTGGTTTAGCCCTTcccaattttatttattattattgggcAGTTAACAttcaaaaaatattattttggaTTAATGCCCCTGAAACAGATTGGTGCATGTTAGAGGCTCATTCGTGCCAGTCATCCTCTCTTCTCGCCTTGGTCTATTCATCTCTTCCGATAAGACCGTCCTCTTATTCATCTAATCCCATTGTGCTTGCTACTATAAGGATTTGGATTcaattttgtcttcattttaagTTCTCTACAGCTTCCTCTCTTGGCCCCATTAGTAAAAATCATTTGTTTTCACCCTCTACGGTTGATGCaacatttttacagtggaaaGAAAAGGGACTGAAGTGTTTCAGAGACCTTTATGACGGCAACCTCTTTTCTAGTTTTGACACTTTATGTAAGAAATATAATTTAACCCGCTCAAATCCTCTCCNaacccacgctgacatggggagaacatgcaaactccacacagaagggctcccacgcccgggattgaactggcaaccctcttgctgtgaggcgagagtgctaaccaccacaccaccgtgccgccccccGCTCAAATCTTTTTAGATATTTTCAAATCCGTAATTTTTTACAGAAACAGTTCTCCTCATACCCCAGCCTTCCATGTAAGGCACTATGGGAGAAACTACTAGAAACACATCTAGCTCAGAGAGGACTggtttcaaagctttataatcAAATTATGCTTATCAATGATGATTTTTCTGTAATTAGAACCAAATGGGAAGACGAATTAGGAATGAATTTAACAGAGGACTGGTGGGCAAGCGCGTTAAAAAGGGTTAATACTTCTACATCTTGTGCTAGACTTAGTTTTATTCAGTTTAAAGTTGTCCATAGGATGCATTTTAGTAAAATTAGATTAGCCAAATTCACAGATCAAGACTCAAGATGTAACCGTGGTAACGACCCACAAGCAGATTTATTACACACATTCTGGACTTGTTCCAAACTTAGAGATTtttggtgttgtgtttttaatattctgACTGAAATTCTCAAGACCAAAGTACAACCATGCCCTCTACTGGCGATTTTTGGAACACCAGCTAAAACTGTCTCATATGACACCACAGCTAAGGACATTAATGCTTTCACTACTCTTTTGGCAAGTCGTAGAATACTTCTCAGCTGGAAATCTCCCATCTCACCATCTCAATCTGCTTGGCTGAAAGACGTGACATACTTCTTGAGTCTTGAAAAAATCAAATATGCTCTTAGAGGATGTAATGAACATTTCACTAAGAAATGGCAACCTTTCATTTTGTACTTCTATAATTTATCTGTGCTGCCCCCTGAATGAGACTCACTTGCTTGATCAAATGTATCTACGTGAgttcttctttttgtttctgtcataCTGAGGCTGTACTTTTTGCAACATTATGTAAGTTTTGAAGCAGCATTATTAATACACTAGTACATCAACTTAACATCAGGCTATATGGGTGGGTGggttgggttttgttttttgtttttttctatgtgTGTTACATATGTAAAAGCGCCTGCTTTTGTGtatatggttttgtttttgtttttttgttttgcttttttgtctttgtacGTTAAATATGtaaaggggggtgggggggggacAATGTATCTTTAAATAGTAAATGCCACATTGCATATTTCCATCAATAAACTATATATCGGAGATTTTGCATTTTGTTAACCCCTATTATGTTTTGAGATGGTTTTCATTGTTTGACTACAACACGCATGTCTCTATGAGGACTTTTAGCAGCTTCTCtctgtcaaagccagaaacctGAGAAGTCACTCACAAACTTGCGATGTCACATGGCTGAGACACACTAAACTAACTTCAAAGAACCAGCGGCAACAAAATCCAACTGTCACCTCCTTGTGGCCTGTGACTTGGCCAGAAACTTgtacataaacacactacaaagactacagtcACGTacacctgcatgagaggaaatgactctccacaccagcagatggcggtaATCTGTAATAGTCATTCAAAATGGGTAATCGGAAGACTGGATGTTAGCCCGTTTACACATTAACAACCCAATCAAATGAAAGAACAGAACATACTTACCATGCGCTAATGAAgaataacacaaaataacaatcacaaaacatttctgctaaagagcccAATGGCTGAAGAAAATATGCTTACCTTATGtaataagtttgttttgatgtcactccctcttgactttagctcttaaTTTGGTTttctcacttccgtttctcctcttgtgcactgagctgaactgccaatcagagtgatttcattcactgacggGCTCCactgtcacagattcaacatgctgaatttgGGGGCTGATGAGGGGCAACaatgcaggacacactgcataGACTAGGGCAGCAGATGCTCACTGACAGATGCCCCAACATTGACTAAAAACcgaccatcggcttggtgtgtcagggcccatAAGGTGTAacgtctggagctgctccaaagACAAAAAATGGGAGCCTGAATTGTTGACCCACAgaatgcttgttttttgtttaattccCAAATCAGTTTTATTCTCTTGAAGTGTTCttagttctgaaacagaaactgTACCCATGTACTCAGAACATTTTCCTGGGTGCTCTGTCTCATCTAGAACATGTTTACTAAGTCATTATCAGTGGAGCAGATCctgactttataccctatgacatcacaaatttgagattAAGCCCTCTAGTTTTTTGATTTGGAAGGGAGATGTTcattttttctgatatttttggaTTACCCTAGATTGTAGGAATAacgtatgaattttgaaaatgagtGTAGTTCCCCTTTGAGGGCGAAAATGTCTCAATAAACAACCAGCTGGGTTCCTCTCACCTTACTGTATCTCTGCAGGTCTGTTTTGGGTCATTCCCTGGCTGGACGTCATCCAGAAGGTGGACCTGAGGACGGTATCCTTTAACATCCAGCCACAAGAGGTCAGCAGCTCTGCCCAAACATTAGATATGGAATTTATTTCTTCAAGTGGTTCACAAAGAGCAGCGCAGGAAATAAACCATGTATCATATCCTTAATTTTCTGATGATCTTTTACTCACCTCACCCTGCTTAGGTTCTGACTGCAGACGGGGTGCCTTTAAAGGTGGATGCTGTCTTGTTTTATCGAGTAGTGGACCCCTCCCTCTGGGTGACGCGTGTTAAAAATGGCTACCAGGCCACGCACACACTGGCCCAGACGGCCCTTAGGGCCACGCTGGGTGCACACACTCTGACAGACATACTGATGCAGAGGACGGGCATTTCAAAGAGGATGGAAGTGAGTAAAATACACATTAAGTCAAAAACTGTGGTACAAAGCTCTCTAAAATTAGGGAAAATCTAGCTTTAGTtacaaaaagatttgaaagtaaaatctgtcttttttaagcaattttaaaacattacatTCAAGAATTTTGATTGctactttttattgttttacctCTCTGTACGTAATTTCTGTGTGTTCTGTCCATGctctatttatctatttaataGAATGacacttcctggttaaataaagtactaaATAAATTTCAACATTACATATTTATATGAGGATGCTTCACTTTGCCCCTCAGCACTATAATAGTATACGGTTGTTGAAATTTGTTGTACCTGTGCTGTCCTGCAGGAGGTGCTGTACACTGCGTCCAGACTGTGGGGCGTTCAGGTGGAGCGGTTGGAGCTGAAAGACCTGACTCTCCCTGTCAGTCTGCAGCGCTGCATGGCTTCAGTGGCTGAGGCAGCCAGGAACGCCAGGGCAAAGgtaccgacacacacacagacaggtgctTCCTGTCAGCTTCAGTTCAGTCGATCTGTGTTTGGCTCTGTAGTCTCGTCTGAACAGTTACACACAAAAGTGTGTCTGAGCTCCTGCCATCTGTTTGATTTAACCCCAGAGAACCTACAGAcattaaacatactgtatgttcatGTCTGTGTAGGTGTTCAGTAATTCAGGTCATGTGATCTACAGAAGGTTTAAAATACAAGCAAAGTAGCTGAAAGTAACGGTAAGCAGACATCCACAAAAGCCGTATCTAAGATAACGCTACGATAGTACCGGGGTTATTaagcccagctcagaccaaagattcacgacaaCACAAGTTGAAACTTGCTACTGTTTGCAATGTGCTGGTCTTCAACGTTCTTAAAACCTGCCATTTTACAGCAATGCAACCAGACAAGACATTGTATCATCTCCAtagcaacaactctctgtactagAGTGATGATAGTGATAGTGAGGTACTTGCTGCAGTTTCATTTCTGGGGATTAAtggcaaaaacataaacaaaacgaCGTAGGCTTCAGATGCTTTGCATTTATAATAAATAAGccacaataattaaaataaccAGTGCAGGTAAATCAGTCAGAAtaggatatgtgtgtgtgacacgcacatacagagagcagcagctgcCCACTGTCCAATAAATGCTGTTTTTACAACTGTTTTTTACAGTGTTATTACACTAAACTGTGCCCCTCTTGTTACATCCTGTTTTGAAGACACTCAGATTTTTGGATTGTCAATGTTCAGCTTATTTTGTGATGAAATATTCGTACTCAACTGTTATATTGTCTAATTGTCTAAGATTATGATCGTTTGATTCTGCATTTTTGAGGATTTTCTGCTGACCTTATTTtgcctctgtctgtgtttgtaagGTGATTGTGGCAGAAGGAGAGGTGAAGGCATCCCGTGCTTTAAAGGAGGCAGCATCAGGACTTTCCCCCGTTGCTCTCCAACTGAGATACCTGCAGTCATTGTCCTCCGTCCAGAGCAGCGCGTCCATCGTGGTCTTCTCTCTCCCCATAGAGCTCCTCGACATGTTTATCCCCCATCTTCCTTAGCTCTCCATCTGATTGTCTTTTCAGGGAGATAGAGAGGTAGACCGAGCTGTATAATGCAGAAGAATcatcaaaacaacatttcactAGCTTGTTTAAGTGTCTTCCAGATGTATGAACTGTCCATATAACTACATGTCAGTTACTCTGTTAATAa is a genomic window containing:
- the zgc:112408 gene encoding band 7 protein AGAP004871 isoform X2 — its product is MRRVMSGMNRVGVEDEFVVENVKQNWKDGGRRSGGVMEVVGAVLTVLSVVFILFTFPLTAWMCAKVIREYERAVIFRLGRVVKGRAKGPGLFWVIPWLDVIQKVDLRTVSFNIQPQEVLTADGVPLKVDAVLFYRVVDPSLWVTRVKNGYQATHTLAQTALRATLGAHTLTDILMQRTGISKRMEVLYTASRLWGVQVERLELKDLTLPVSLQRCMASVAEAARNARAKVIVAEGEVKASRALKEAASGLSPVALQLRYLQSLSSVQSSASIVVFSLPIELLDMFIPHLP
- the zgc:112408 gene encoding band 7 protein AGAP004871 isoform X1 — its product is MRRVMSGMNRVGVEDEFVVENVKQNWKDGGRRSGGVMEVVGAVLTVLSVVFILFTFPLTAWMCAKVIREYERAVIFRLGRVVKGRAKGPGLFWVIPWLDVIQKVDLRTVSFNIQPQEVLTADGVPLKVDAVLFYRVVDPSLWVTRVKNGYQATHTLAQTALRATLGAHTLTDILMQRTGISKRMEEVLYTASRLWGVQVERLELKDLTLPVSLQRCMASVAEAARNARAKVIVAEGEVKASRALKEAASGLSPVALQLRYLQSLSSVQSSASIVVFSLPIELLDMFIPHLP